A section of the Macadamia integrifolia cultivar HAES 741 chromosome 9, SCU_Mint_v3, whole genome shotgun sequence genome encodes:
- the LOC122088025 gene encoding putative GEM-like protein 8, which yields MEMDKADSVASNQGRFDTLKEWISKLGKKADSYTHGVCEHVRLGPKVSVTVKGKLRLGARVLQESGVEKLFKRIFKS from the exons ATGGAGATGGATAAAGCTGACTCAGTGGCAAGCAATCAAG GCAGATTTGACACACTGAAAGAATGGATTAGCAAGCTGGGGAAAAAAGCTGATAGTTACACACATGGAGTTTGTGAACATG TTAGATTGGGGCCCAAGGTATCTGTAACTGTGAAGGGGAAATTGAGGTTGGGTGCTAGAGTTCTTCAAGAAAGTGGTGTTGAGAAGTTATTCAAGCGGATCTTCAAAAGCTGA
- the LOC122087950 gene encoding uncharacterized protein LOC122087950, producing the protein MEAISVCLHSSTNPFGFSLTNSPRLSLRHKNKHLQANLHLQRFSKSQTLKSPLNPVRYSFSSTVDHIVRNPSVKTLRSPFLASPLPTILTTVTRNGNHSAKCSYSNTSSSELKSPITEILGNLSLDSLKRSLLNLTPLDACKWSAILFFSIAIAKRTVNLVWNPFFWMYFSWTWLFWPWFVAIALAIYGLYCLQKHTKGDASIFEQLVIVTSTITWLTLVAPAHFNGFLEGWPFVFFFVYHYFFFFNVSVRKRLYGDYYARPHDPKWDVVLPIWYRLIFSAGVMAGHWLAAAEGPELHLIPGGWSNLGLWILIMMTLFMQYHSTLYLAKYSEKVVVPTAVVQFGPYRWVRHPIYGSTMLLFTTYFVALRAPLSLLFVLGVCLVYYNQKAEMEEALMVDTFGERYTEYMRKVRYKFIPLVY; encoded by the coding sequence ATGGAGGCCATCTCTGTTTGCCTCCACTCGTCAACCAATCCTTTTGGTTTCTCTCTTACCAATAGCCCCAGACTGTCTTTGCGACACAAAAACAAACACCTACAAGCCAATCTACATCTTCAGCGATTTTCTAAGTCTCAAACCCTCAAGTCCCCCCTAAATCCCGTTAGATACTCTTTTTCCAGCACGGTAGATCATATAGTCCGGAACCCATCTGTCAAAACTCTGAGAAGCCCTTTCCTTGCATCGCCATTACCGACAATACTGACAACAGTGACAAGGAATGGGAACCATTCTGCTAAATGTTCATATTCCAACACCTCCAGCTCTGAGTTGAAGAGCCCAATAACAGAAATCCTCGGAAACCTCTCTCTGGATTCATTGAAGCGTAGCCTTTTAAATCTAACTCCTCTTGACGCCTGCAAATGGTCTgcaattctcttcttctccataGCCATTGCAAAACGTACTGTAAATCTCGTGTGGAATCCATTCTTCTGGATGTACTTTAGTTGGACATGGCTGTTCTGGCCGTGGTTTGTTGCCATTGCTCTGGCAATCTATGGTCTTTATTGCCTTCAGAAGCACACTAAGGGAGACGCCAGTATCTTTGAACAGCTTGTCATAGTGACCTCAACAATCACCTGGCTTACTCTAGTCGCACCTGCCCATTTCAATGGGTTCCTCGAGGGGTGGCCTTTTGTGTTCTTCTTTGTCTAccattatttcttcttcttcaatgtcaGTGTCAGGAAACGCCTATACGGGGATTACTATGCTCGTCCACATGACCCCAAATGGGATGTGGTTCTTCCCATTTGGTATCGTCTTATCTTCAGTGCTGGAGTCATGGCTGGGCACTGGCTTGCTGCAGCAGAAGGGCCGGAATTACATCTAATTCCAGGTGGATGGAGCAATTTGGGATTGTGGATTTTGATAATGATGACACTGTTTATGCAATACCATTCGACATTGTATCTTGCAAAGTATTCAGAGAAGGTGGTGGTGCCGACGGCTGTTGTGCAGTTTGGACCATATAGATGGGTCAGGCATCCAATATATGGATCTACAATGCTTCTGTTCACGACTTATTTTGTTGCACTCAGGGCGCCACTGAGCTTGctttttgttcttggagtttgttTGGTGTATTACAATCAGAAGGCAGAAATGGAGGAGGCTCTGATGGTTGATACATTCGGGGAGAGGTACACGGAGTACATGAGGAAGGTTAGGTACAAATTCATTCCTCTTGTGTATTAG
- the LOC122088060 gene encoding uncharacterized protein LOC122088060 isoform X1 codes for MRFPLLHLHPSMRDERSQVRFLKNERSQDLFVGFVDRPKKGVFSRLFENSVRSNFCFAIPKQPKRPKDSTPSLSLPPALSISATLSSSMLSFSLQLSGLLIILQKQEKMWA; via the exons ATGAGATTtccccttcttcatcttcatccttCGATGAGAGATGAACGCAGCCAAGTGAGATTTCTAAAAAACGAACGCAGCCAAG ATTTATTTGTTGGCTTTGTCGATCGACCGAAGAAGGGGGTGTTTTCTAGATTGTTTGAG AATTCAGTGAGGAGTAATTTCTGTTTTGCTATACCAAAACAGCCCAAGCGACCCAAGGATtccaccccctctctctctctccctcctgcACTTTCCATTTCTGCTACGTTGTCATCGTCgatgctctctttttctcttcagcTATCAG GTTTATTGATTATCTTACAGAAACAGGAGAAGATGTGGGCTTAA
- the LOC122088060 gene encoding uncharacterized protein LOC122088060 isoform X2, which yields MRFPLLHLHPSMRDERSQVRFLKNERSQDLFVGFVDRPKKGVFSRLFEPKRPKDSTPSLSLPPALSISATLSSSMLSFSLQLSGLLIILQKQEKMWA from the exons ATGAGATTtccccttcttcatcttcatccttCGATGAGAGATGAACGCAGCCAAGTGAGATTTCTAAAAAACGAACGCAGCCAAG ATTTATTTGTTGGCTTTGTCGATCGACCGAAGAAGGGGGTGTTTTCTAGATTGTTTGAG CCCAAGCGACCCAAGGATtccaccccctctctctctctccctcctgcACTTTCCATTTCTGCTACGTTGTCATCGTCgatgctctctttttctcttcagcTATCAG GTTTATTGATTATCTTACAGAAACAGGAGAAGATGTGGGCTTAA